One genomic window of Micromonospora sp. WMMD1128 includes the following:
- the helR gene encoding RNA polymerase recycling motor ATPase HelR, translating into MNPSTTSVFDLPDRLSAKADPALVADDERHFATIADSLRRSVAELSDRLGTARRAAGGKGRQAVDRDQEIRRLTARLRTLRRYGLDLCLGRMVGADGAEPVYVGRLGLTDGAGGRLLLDWRSPAAEPFFGATHADPMGLASRRRYRWTLGRITDYWDEVFTADGLTGHAALDDQSAFIASLGDTRSARMRDVLGTIQADQDAIIRAGSRGALVVDGGPGTGKTVVALHRTAYLLHADPRLGERRGGVLVVGPHQPYLSYVSDVLPSLGEEDVQICTLRDLVPEGAAAGAETDPEVARLKSSARLVDAVEEAVRFYEEPPTTSLTVVVEDAELRLTAGDWAEAFAAAGPGAPHNEARDDVWEELVTILLERYDGDTPEQAVRRSLAGNRELVTAFGRAWPLLDPADVVADLWSVPAYLRRCAPDLSVDEIRTLRRADARAWTVADLPLLDAARRRVGDPEASRRRRRNDAALHAQRERMDTVVDALIASHAYDDGEGLMTMLAGADMRTSLVDDSVLAVADPDLLAGPFAHVVVDEAQELTDAEWQMLLARCPSRSFTVVGDRAQARHGFTESWRERLERVGLDRIELASLTVNYRTPAQVMAEAEPVIRAVLPDANVPTSVRTGDVPVRHGARADLHAVVAAWLAAHAEGIACVIGDPEFPASDRVRSLTPELAKGLEFDLVVLVAPEAFGDGISGAVDRYVAMTRATRELVVLAGGGGGTAPAGRATG; encoded by the coding sequence GTGAACCCGTCCACCACAAGCGTCTTCGATCTTCCCGACCGCCTCTCGGCGAAGGCCGATCCAGCCCTGGTCGCCGACGACGAACGGCACTTCGCGACCATCGCGGACAGCCTGCGCCGGTCGGTCGCGGAGCTGTCCGACCGGCTCGGCACCGCACGCCGGGCCGCCGGCGGCAAGGGCCGGCAGGCCGTCGACCGGGACCAGGAGATCCGCCGGCTGACCGCGCGCCTGCGTACCCTGCGCCGCTACGGCCTGGACCTGTGCCTGGGCCGGATGGTCGGCGCGGACGGCGCCGAACCGGTGTACGTGGGACGGCTGGGCCTCACCGACGGCGCGGGCGGGCGGCTGCTGCTGGACTGGCGCTCCCCCGCCGCCGAACCGTTCTTCGGCGCCACCCACGCCGACCCGATGGGGCTGGCCAGCCGCCGCCGCTACCGCTGGACCCTGGGCCGGATCACCGACTACTGGGACGAGGTGTTCACCGCCGACGGGCTCACCGGGCACGCCGCCCTCGACGACCAGTCCGCGTTCATCGCCAGCCTGGGCGACACCCGGTCGGCGCGGATGCGCGACGTGCTCGGCACCATCCAGGCCGATCAGGACGCCATCATCCGGGCCGGTTCCCGGGGTGCGCTCGTCGTCGACGGCGGGCCGGGCACCGGCAAGACCGTCGTCGCGTTGCACCGCACCGCGTACCTGCTGCACGCCGACCCACGGCTGGGCGAACGGCGCGGCGGGGTGCTCGTCGTCGGGCCGCACCAGCCGTACCTGAGCTACGTCTCGGACGTGCTGCCCAGCCTCGGCGAGGAGGACGTGCAGATCTGCACGCTGCGTGACCTGGTGCCCGAGGGCGCGGCGGCGGGCGCCGAGACGGACCCGGAGGTGGCCCGGCTGAAGTCGTCCGCGCGGCTGGTCGACGCGGTCGAGGAGGCGGTGCGGTTCTACGAGGAGCCGCCCACGACGTCGTTGACGGTCGTCGTCGAGGACGCCGAGCTGCGGTTGACCGCCGGCGACTGGGCGGAGGCGTTCGCGGCGGCCGGGCCCGGCGCGCCACACAACGAAGCCCGCGACGACGTGTGGGAGGAGCTGGTCACGATCCTGCTGGAGCGGTACGACGGCGACACGCCGGAGCAGGCGGTCCGCCGGTCGCTTGCCGGCAACCGCGAGCTGGTCACCGCGTTCGGCCGGGCGTGGCCGCTGCTCGACCCGGCCGACGTCGTCGCGGACCTGTGGTCGGTGCCGGCCTACCTGCGCCGGTGCGCTCCCGACCTGAGCGTGGACGAGATCCGTACGCTGCGGCGGGCCGACGCCCGGGCCTGGACGGTGGCCGACCTGCCGCTGCTGGACGCGGCGCGGCGGCGGGTCGGTGACCCGGAGGCGTCCCGGCGGCGGCGCCGCAACGACGCGGCCCTCCACGCGCAGCGGGAGCGGATGGACACGGTCGTCGACGCGCTGATCGCCTCGCACGCCTACGACGACGGCGAGGGGCTGATGACCATGCTGGCCGGCGCGGACATGCGGACCAGCCTGGTCGACGACAGCGTGCTGGCCGTCGCCGACCCGGACCTGTTGGCCGGGCCGTTCGCGCACGTGGTGGTGGACGAGGCGCAGGAGCTGACCGACGCCGAGTGGCAGATGCTGCTGGCGCGCTGCCCGTCGCGCAGCTTCACCGTGGTCGGCGACCGGGCCCAGGCCCGGCACGGGTTCACCGAGTCGTGGCGGGAACGGCTGGAACGGGTCGGTCTCGACCGGATCGAGCTGGCCTCACTCACCGTCAACTACCGCACCCCGGCACAGGTGATGGCGGAGGCCGAACCGGTCATCCGGGCGGTGCTGCCGGACGCCAACGTGCCGACGTCCGTCCGTACCGGCGACGTGCCGGTGCGGCACGGCGCCCGCGCGGACCTGCACGCGGTGGTGGCGGCGTGGCTCGCCGCCCACGCCGAGGGGATCGCCTGCGTGATCGGCGACCCGGAGTTCCCGGCGTCGGACCGGGTCCGGTCGCTGACCCCGGAGCTGGCCAAGGGCCTGGAGTTCGACCTGGTCGTGCTGGTCGCCCCGGAGGCGTTCGGCGACGGGATCTCCGGGGCGGTGGACCGCTACGTGGCGATGACCCGGGCCACCCGCGAACTGGTCGTCCTCGCCGGCGGGGGCGGCGGGACCGCCCCCGCCGGTCGCGCTACCGGGTGA
- a CDS encoding alpha/beta hydrolase, whose protein sequence is MTTGITGFDHKRVTVADGVALNVAVGGAGRPIMLLHGFPQTHLMWRHVAADLAADHTVICPDLRGYGASDKPPAHTDQTYAKRTMAADVVALARALGHDRFALAGHDRGALVAVRAGLDHPDAVTHLASLDVLPTLDMWDVLHGVSASVAFHLYLMAQPPGLPERMISASADDFFGHFLDAWTSDPAAVPADVRAEYLRASREAVDSIVADYRASAGIDVAHDRADRDAGRRLTMPVTVVQQDWGAALGYDAAAVWRAWAPDLDHRTTTAGHFMAEEAPAEISKALRELLTR, encoded by the coding sequence ATGACCACAGGCATCACCGGATTCGACCACAAGCGTGTCACCGTCGCCGACGGTGTGGCGCTGAACGTGGCGGTGGGCGGCGCGGGCCGCCCGATCATGCTGCTGCACGGCTTTCCGCAGACCCACCTGATGTGGCGGCACGTCGCCGCCGATCTGGCCGCCGACCACACCGTGATCTGCCCGGACCTGCGCGGATACGGCGCCAGCGACAAGCCGCCCGCGCACACCGATCAGACGTACGCGAAGCGGACCATGGCCGCGGACGTGGTGGCCCTGGCTCGGGCGCTCGGGCACGACCGGTTCGCGCTGGCCGGGCACGACCGGGGCGCCCTGGTGGCGGTCCGCGCCGGCCTCGACCACCCGGACGCGGTCACCCACCTGGCGTCGCTGGACGTGCTGCCCACCCTCGACATGTGGGACGTGCTGCACGGCGTGTCCGCGTCGGTGGCGTTCCACCTCTACCTGATGGCGCAGCCACCCGGCCTGCCGGAGCGGATGATCTCGGCGAGCGCGGACGACTTCTTCGGTCACTTCCTCGACGCCTGGACCAGCGACCCGGCGGCTGTTCCGGCGGACGTGCGGGCCGAGTACCTGCGGGCCTCCCGGGAGGCGGTCGACTCGATCGTCGCCGACTACCGCGCCTCGGCCGGGATCGACGTGGCGCACGACCGGGCGGACCGGGACGCGGGCCGGCGGCTGACCATGCCGGTCACGGTGGTCCAGCAGGACTGGGGCGCGGCGCTCGGCTACGACGCGGCGGCGGTGTGGCGGGCCTGGGCGCCGGACCTGGACCACCGCACCACCACGGCCGGGCACTTCATGGCCGAGGAGGCGCCGGCCGAGATCAGCAAGGCGCTGCGGGAACTGCTCACCCGGTAG
- a CDS encoding BTAD domain-containing putative transcriptional regulator, with protein MPVSFGVLGPVTAWDGAGAPVDLKGPRHRAVLARLIVARGRVVPVGHLVEDLWDDPPPGAVGAVRTFVAALRRRLEPHRPPREPARLLITDGPGYALRAAPDTVDAWRFAEAVTGAADALPGSTLHRLDAALGLWRGPAYADFDRPWARADRHRLDQLRLTAVERRAEALLALGRAADAVPDLDAHVADHPWREDGWRLLALALYRAGRQADALAVLRRARELLRDQLGLDPGPRLRGLEADLRRHADAEPTGPARVWADAAAAYERSVVPGSRARLESTVGLLRSLAVTGPGGLEAARDQRVAAIDAAEQLGDPDLTARVIGGYDVPAIWTRADDPEQAARVVAAAERALAGLGPDGPDATRARLLATVAVESRGLPSTRGPEAARQAEAIARRLADPALLAQALNGVFMQTFHRAGLAAERDAVGAELVALAARHGLAPVEILGHLIRVQARGALADFGTADTHADAADRLAARHESPLTGVFTTWYRAMRTAATGAPHPEAEAAYRSAATRLAGCGMPGVERGLLPLALLCLRVWHDRPADFPDDTDWGPYAPWARPLTLLAAGRRADATAALRRTPAPPRDLLQEALWTLTGHAAVALGDRDAIRRARAALAPAAHELVGAGSGMLTAGPVATHLDRFDAALGPD; from the coding sequence GTGCCTGTCAGCTTCGGGGTGCTCGGGCCGGTCACGGCCTGGGACGGCGCCGGCGCGCCGGTCGACCTGAAGGGCCCCCGGCACCGCGCGGTGCTGGCCCGGCTGATCGTGGCCCGGGGCCGGGTGGTGCCCGTCGGCCACCTCGTCGAGGACCTGTGGGACGACCCGCCGCCGGGCGCGGTCGGTGCGGTCCGCACGTTCGTCGCGGCGCTGCGCCGCCGGCTGGAACCGCACCGCCCGCCCCGCGAGCCGGCGCGGCTGCTGATCACCGACGGACCGGGGTACGCGCTGCGCGCCGCCCCGGACACCGTCGACGCCTGGCGGTTCGCCGAGGCAGTCACCGGCGCCGCCGACGCACTCCCCGGGTCGACGCTGCACCGGCTCGACGCGGCGCTGGGCCTGTGGCGCGGGCCCGCGTACGCCGACTTCGACAGGCCGTGGGCGCGCGCCGACCGCCACCGACTCGACCAGTTGCGGCTGACCGCGGTGGAACGGCGGGCCGAGGCGCTGCTGGCGCTCGGGCGGGCCGCCGACGCCGTACCCGATCTGGACGCCCACGTCGCGGACCACCCGTGGCGGGAGGACGGCTGGCGGCTGCTGGCGCTGGCGCTCTACCGGGCCGGGCGGCAGGCCGACGCGCTCGCCGTGCTGCGCCGGGCCCGCGAGCTGCTGCGCGACCAGCTCGGCCTGGACCCCGGCCCGCGACTGCGTGGGCTGGAGGCCGACCTGAGACGCCATGCCGACGCGGAGCCGACCGGCCCGGCCCGGGTGTGGGCGGACGCCGCGGCGGCGTACGAGCGCAGCGTGGTGCCCGGCTCGCGGGCCCGGCTGGAATCCACCGTCGGCCTGCTGCGCAGCCTCGCGGTGACCGGGCCGGGCGGCCTGGAGGCGGCCCGGGACCAGCGGGTCGCGGCCATCGACGCGGCCGAGCAACTCGGCGACCCGGACCTCACCGCGCGGGTGATCGGCGGGTACGACGTGCCGGCGATCTGGACCCGCGCGGACGACCCGGAGCAGGCGGCCCGGGTGGTGGCCGCGGCGGAACGGGCCCTGGCCGGCCTGGGTCCGGACGGGCCGGACGCGACCCGGGCCCGGCTGCTCGCCACCGTCGCGGTCGAGTCACGCGGCCTGCCGTCGACGCGCGGTCCGGAGGCGGCCCGGCAGGCCGAGGCGATCGCCCGACGCCTGGCCGACCCGGCGTTGCTGGCCCAGGCGCTCAACGGCGTGTTCATGCAGACGTTCCACCGGGCCGGGCTGGCCGCCGAACGGGACGCGGTCGGCGCGGAACTGGTCGCGCTGGCCGCCCGGCACGGCCTCGCCCCGGTGGAGATCCTCGGGCACCTGATCCGGGTGCAGGCGCGCGGCGCGCTCGCCGACTTCGGCACGGCCGACACGCACGCCGACGCCGCCGACCGGCTCGCCGCGCGCCACGAGTCCCCGCTCACCGGTGTCTTCACCACCTGGTACCGGGCCATGCGCACGGCGGCGACCGGCGCGCCCCACCCGGAGGCGGAGGCCGCCTACCGGTCGGCGGCGACCCGGCTGGCCGGCTGCGGCATGCCCGGCGTGGAACGCGGCCTGCTCCCGCTGGCGCTGCTGTGCCTGCGGGTGTGGCACGACCGGCCGGCCGACTTTCCCGACGACACCGACTGGGGACCGTACGCGCCGTGGGCCCGCCCGCTGACCCTGCTCGCCGCCGGTCGCCGCGCCGACGCGACCGCCGCGCTGCGCCGCACCCCCGCACCGCCGCGCGACCTGCTTCAGGAGGCGCTGTGGACGCTCACCGGCCACGCGGCGGTGGCGCTCGGCGACCGGGACGCGATCCGGCGGGCCCGGGCGGCCCTCGCCCCGGCGGCGCACGAGCTGGTCGGCGCCGGCAGCGGCATGCTCACCGCCGGCCCGGTCGCGACGCACCTGGACCGGTTCGACGCCGCCCTCGGTCCCGACTGA
- a CDS encoding pyridoxal-dependent decarboxylase, whose product MDELRDLFRRAADHAADYRRSLPERPVGVPVDQAALHRAFAVGLPAAPTPPEQVLAELVAAAGPGLVATAGPRYFGFVVGGASPAATAADMLAAGWDQIAFNAVTAPAAIAAETAAGTWLKELLGIPASASVGFVTGGQAANTAGLAAARHQVLADAGWDVERRGLTGAPPVRVLAGAERHATVDRSLRLLGLGTDALREVPAGPQGAVDPAALAAALRHAGPGPTIVCLQAGNVNTGACDELRAACDLVHRHGGWAHVDGAFGLWAAASPTTRHLVDGIEAADSWACDGHKWLNLPYDTAFAFCARPDVHAAAMSYSAAYLVGSGGVPAGADLTAESSRRARGFAAWAGLRELGRDGVAALVERCCALARRFAAGLTAAGFEVVNDVVLNQVLVGFGDDARTDRTVAAVQADGTCWVGGTTWRGRRLMRISVSNATTTEADVDRSVAAITRLASAAS is encoded by the coding sequence ATGGACGAGCTGAGGGACCTGTTCCGGCGGGCCGCCGACCACGCGGCCGACTACCGGCGGTCGCTGCCGGAACGGCCGGTCGGGGTGCCGGTCGACCAGGCCGCGCTGCACCGGGCGTTCGCCGTCGGGCTGCCGGCCGCCCCCACGCCGCCCGAGCAGGTGCTCGCGGAGCTGGTCGCCGCCGCCGGGCCGGGACTGGTCGCCACCGCCGGGCCGCGCTACTTCGGTTTCGTGGTCGGCGGCGCGTCCCCGGCGGCCACCGCCGCCGACATGCTCGCCGCCGGCTGGGACCAGATCGCGTTCAACGCCGTCACCGCGCCGGCCGCCATCGCCGCCGAGACTGCCGCCGGCACCTGGCTCAAGGAGCTGCTGGGCATCCCGGCGTCGGCGTCGGTCGGTTTCGTCACCGGCGGCCAGGCCGCCAACACCGCCGGCCTCGCCGCGGCCCGGCACCAGGTGCTCGCCGACGCCGGCTGGGACGTGGAACGACGCGGCCTGACCGGCGCGCCACCGGTGCGGGTGCTCGCCGGCGCGGAACGGCACGCCACCGTCGACCGGTCGTTGCGCCTGCTCGGGCTCGGCACCGACGCGCTGCGGGAGGTGCCCGCCGGCCCGCAGGGCGCCGTCGACCCGGCCGCGCTGGCGGCGGCGCTGCGGCACGCCGGCCCCGGCCCGACGATCGTCTGCCTCCAGGCCGGCAACGTGAACACCGGCGCCTGCGACGAGCTGCGCGCCGCGTGCGACCTGGTCCACCGGCACGGCGGCTGGGCGCACGTGGACGGCGCGTTCGGGCTGTGGGCCGCCGCCAGCCCGACCACCCGGCACCTGGTGGACGGCATCGAGGCCGCCGACTCGTGGGCCTGCGACGGCCACAAGTGGCTCAACCTGCCGTACGACACCGCGTTCGCGTTCTGCGCCCGGCCCGACGTGCACGCGGCGGCCATGTCGTACTCGGCCGCGTACCTCGTGGGCTCCGGTGGCGTGCCGGCGGGCGCGGACCTGACCGCGGAGTCCTCGCGCCGCGCCCGTGGCTTCGCGGCCTGGGCCGGCCTGCGGGAGCTGGGCCGCGACGGCGTCGCCGCGCTTGTCGAGCGGTGCTGCGCGCTGGCCCGCCGGTTCGCCGCCGGGCTGACCGCGGCCGGATTCGAGGTGGTCAACGACGTCGTCCTCAACCAGGTGCTTGTCGGCTTCGGCGACGACGCGCGCACCGACCGGACGGTGGCCGCGGTGCAGGCCGACGGGACGTGCTGGGTGGGCGGTACGACGTGGCGGGGCCGGCGACTGATGCGGATCTCGGTGTCGAACGCCACCACCACGGAGGCGGACGTCGACAGGTCGGTGGCGGCCATCACCCGGCTGGCGTCGGCCGCCTCCTGA
- a CDS encoding YbaB/EbfC family nucleoid-associated protein, which yields MWADEAALDAAGRRLDEWESGLADRAARAQALSARAQTLTGAARSDDGLVEVTVDASGLLADLRLDERTRQHSAAHTARQVVATTRAARVDLLRRLTEATTETLGVDDPAGLAIVDSHRRRLDPDQGSPDERR from the coding sequence ATGTGGGCGGACGAGGCCGCGCTGGACGCGGCGGGGCGCCGACTCGACGAGTGGGAGTCCGGCCTGGCCGACCGCGCCGCACGGGCGCAGGCCCTGTCCGCCCGGGCGCAGACGCTGACCGGCGCCGCCCGCAGTGACGACGGCCTGGTCGAGGTGACAGTCGACGCGTCCGGGTTGCTCGCCGACCTGCGGCTCGACGAACGCACCCGGCAGCACTCCGCCGCCCACACCGCCCGGCAGGTCGTGGCCACCACCCGCGCCGCCCGCGTCGACCTGCTGCGCCGGCTCACCGAGGCGACCACCGAGACCCTCGGCGTGGACGACCCCGCCGGGCTGGCGATCGTCGACTCCCACCGGCGACGGCTCGACCCCGACCAGGGCTCGCCGGATGAGCGCCGGTGA
- a CDS encoding type VII secretion target, with translation MSAGEILRVDPDDLTAHAAHLDRCADSIDTAGRAGQHVRLGADAYGQLCAVMPVLLGDLQRAMVDGVAAAGTSVRDTAGKVRGSAERYRSSDAQAAHLLDQVRNRR, from the coding sequence ATGAGCGCCGGTGAGATCCTCCGGGTCGACCCGGACGACCTGACCGCCCACGCCGCCCACCTCGACCGCTGCGCCGACAGCATCGACACCGCCGGTCGGGCCGGTCAGCATGTCCGGCTCGGCGCCGATGCGTACGGGCAGCTCTGCGCGGTGATGCCGGTCCTGCTGGGCGATCTCCAGCGCGCCATGGTCGACGGCGTCGCCGCCGCGGGCACCTCGGTGCGCGACACCGCCGGCAAGGTGCGCGGCAGCGCCGAGCGCTACCGCTCCTCCGACGCCCAGGCCGCACACCTGCTCGACCAGGTGCGCAACCGGCGATGA
- a CDS encoding WXG100 family type VII secretion target, translating to MTTNPLVAGAADTRPSAWAGIWICEDIELIAQGVRAGSWIDGSLGVVSAGLDALALVSDPASALLQYGIAWLIEHVKPLSEALDWLAGDPAEITAHAQTWRNVAVSLREDAADLAHAVRTEAAGWTGAAGTGYRRWASEQQQAVTGLAQGAEAMAAITEGAAGLVAAVRLLVRDAVAACVSRLIVYAAELVASAGLATPLVVEQVTTTVASWGARIARLLRGLLASLRRLMPEVRRLGDLIEKLKQALSRLLHDSPESRPPHDAEPPQAPRDPATPDFTDPEIDSQKIAGYAMNPEHPVGKNKYRVINAATGLGPEDAATVEQQIRAGVQHGSPIPGKADQYGHRWSVDVPLTGPSGTILVRTAWILEAGAPTPRLVTISFPPK from the coding sequence ATGACCACCAACCCGCTCGTCGCCGGCGCGGCGGACACCAGGCCCAGCGCCTGGGCGGGCATCTGGATCTGCGAGGACATCGAACTCATCGCCCAGGGCGTCCGCGCCGGCAGTTGGATCGACGGCAGCCTCGGCGTGGTCAGCGCCGGCCTGGACGCGCTCGCCCTCGTCTCCGACCCGGCCAGCGCGCTGCTGCAATACGGCATCGCCTGGCTGATCGAACACGTCAAACCGCTCAGCGAGGCCCTGGACTGGCTCGCCGGCGACCCCGCCGAGATCACCGCGCACGCGCAGACCTGGCGCAACGTCGCCGTCTCGCTGCGCGAGGACGCCGCCGACCTGGCCCACGCGGTACGCACCGAGGCCGCCGGCTGGACCGGCGCCGCCGGCACCGGCTACCGGCGTTGGGCCAGCGAACAGCAGCAGGCCGTCACCGGGCTCGCCCAGGGCGCCGAGGCCATGGCCGCGATCACCGAGGGCGCCGCCGGCCTGGTCGCCGCCGTCCGGCTGCTGGTCCGCGACGCCGTCGCCGCGTGCGTCTCCCGCCTGATCGTGTACGCGGCGGAACTCGTCGCCAGCGCCGGGCTCGCGACGCCGCTGGTCGTGGAACAGGTCACCACCACGGTGGCGTCGTGGGGCGCGCGGATCGCGCGGTTGTTGCGGGGATTGCTGGCGAGCCTGCGGCGGCTCATGCCGGAGGTGCGACGGCTCGGCGACCTGATCGAGAAGCTGAAGCAGGCGCTGAGCCGGCTGCTCCACGACTCTCCCGAATCTCGTCCGCCGCACGACGCGGAACCGCCTCAGGCACCTCGTGATCCCGCTACCCCCGACTTTACCGACCCCGAGATCGACTCACAGAAGATTGCGGGGTACGCCATGAACCCCGAGCATCCCGTGGGCAAGAACAAGTACCGGGTCATAAACGCCGCCACCGGGCTCGGTCCGGAGGACGCCGCGACCGTTGAGCAGCAGATCCGCGCCGGTGTCCAGCACGGTTCACCGATCCCTGGCAAGGCCGATCAGTACGGCCATCGCTGGTCAGTCGACGTGCCGCTGACCGGTCCATCGGGAACTATCCTGGTACGGACCGCCTGGATTCTCGAAGCTGGTGCGCCCACACCACGTCTGGTCACCATCTCCTTTCCCCCTAAGTGA
- a CDS encoding DUF4926 domain-containing protein — MELYDLVRLREALPEENLPAGMLGTIVHVFHQPQLAYEVEFADQDGRTLSSVALTPEKILPVSASDAGRQPSGPGYE, encoded by the coding sequence GTGGAGTTGTACGACCTGGTCCGACTCAGGGAAGCGCTCCCGGAGGAAAACCTGCCGGCCGGCATGCTCGGCACCATCGTGCATGTGTTCCACCAACCACAGCTTGCTTACGAGGTGGAATTCGCCGATCAGGACGGTCGCACCCTGAGCAGCGTGGCGCTCACGCCGGAAAAAATTCTCCCCGTATCGGCGAGTGACGCCGGCCGTCAGCCCTCGGGGCCGGGCTACGAGTAG